aatttttgtttttcagatcCTATTCCAACCCTAACCCAAAATATAAGGAGTTAATATTGTTACCCTGTGCGTCTGGCTATGGTTTTACTCGTATTGGCGGGAAAGATGATGAAGATATTTACGTGTTAGACGTTTTGCCCAATGGTTCCGCTGCTAAGGCAGGTCTTAAACAATTGGATAAAATAATCGCAGTGGATGGAAAACAAGTTAATGGCTTGTTTATCCAGGAAGCTGCAGAAATGTTTAAGGATGCGAAAGGCAACAACGGTGTGTCAATAGTAATTGAGCCTTTTCACGTCGCAGATGATTCTTCCAATGGTTTTGCTGCTGAGACAGGTCTTcaaaatttagataaaataatCGTTGAGAATGGAAAACAAGTTGAAAGCTCATCCCATCATGAAGTTCAAGAACGTTTTGAGAATGTTGAGGATAACGACGTTGTTTCAATAAGAACTGAGCCTTCTGAGCAGTAGATTAgtagtataaattttgttataacatttttttttcttgactgATTGGTCCTATCTATGCATtggatatttgtcactgaaagttaagaaacaaacaatcaatttgTGTCTTAACAATATGGCCATCTTCGCAAGCCAATGTTTATGATGCAGTATCATACTCTTCATCTTTGGTAGATAAAGTTAAAATTCGGAACCACGAGGTATTTCACTTGTCGCATTTCAATTTTCTgcatccaataaaaaaaaagccgttaaaatgttaaaacataatGCATATTATTCACGTAGTTTTTACGTTCAAAACATAGGACCATATTTAGTATCACTTTCAATGTTCTTACTCAATTTGATTAAAGTTCTTGTGGAAGTTCCTCATGCTATTGTTCAAGTGTTAACAAATGTTTGAGGTTTCTAATTATACATAGCCAAACTGAAAAGAGTACAAGTGCTGCCATTGGTAAATAGgttaaatatgattttgttgGAGTGGTCCGCTTTTCTATAAATCACCAGATGGTGCGACGCTGGATACACAAATTCTATCTTAACCCATTAATGACAAAGAGTAAGTAGGATGGATCGTAACACTTGGCTTTCGAAAAATTAGATCTGATAAGCTTTATGAATTACATCAAAGTCTGCAAATATTGTATGAAAAATATTGCTATAAGTAGTTTCGACATCCGTAAAAGAGAAAAGCAAGAAATCTCCCAAACggccttgtaatttttttctcattttcaaacttcaattatTTAAGTGAATCTAATTGGTGTAATGAAATCAAAAGTATAagacaaaatttgtatttctgctaaatatttataaatcgaTGCTCCTGAAATGGCAAAACATTCagttttcgttcattttctaGAAACTTGTCAATTTGTTCACCTTTTTTATGATGTAGTATGTGGCACCACCCCATCGCTCATTGAAATTTGTCGAAGAGTAAAgacaattgtataaaaaaatcatttccatAGAAATATATGTGGATGAATGGTGGTACCACTGTCGTTTGTTTTCAGAAAACCGTCATGGCAGAACTCTGTAGCAAAATCAGGATTTACGAATTATGAAGTCTTCATGATGcaattaatgaaaatatgttttttaatgaaacaattggatatttttacctatgttttatttaagttttcaCTACAACTTTCCGAATTTAAAGGCCAAAATTATGAGTAAGTG
The genomic region above belongs to Mytilus trossulus isolate FHL-02 chromosome 7, PNRI_Mtr1.1.1.hap1, whole genome shotgun sequence and contains:
- the LOC134725039 gene encoding uncharacterized protein LOC134725039 — encoded protein: MKKIFSDSRRTSDGMKSMTTSYEKESGELERAILNQGAKIKSSVDKKVIATIANVRESRENVRKHYPNCFQDAVSGKFKQWLHQLAEIEQKEATEKTIHEIQKLHSDLKAMELPNIPDVPTVKYCAQPVDEKIIMGLLGRIKYLSYSNPNPKYKELILLPCASGYGFTRIGGKDDEDIYVLDVLPNGSAAKAGLKQLDKIIAVDGKQVNGLFIQEAAEMFKDAKGNNGVSIVIEPFHVADDSSNGFAAETGLQNLDKIIVENGKQVESSSHHEVQERFENVEDNDVVSIRTEPSEQ